One genomic segment of Primulina tabacum isolate GXHZ01 chromosome 9, ASM2559414v2, whole genome shotgun sequence includes these proteins:
- the LOC142555747 gene encoding protein SWOLLEN 1-like isoform X4 — protein sequence MDYDDNDCGSQNFHLAGEENSKISSVLQPFSLPKFDFDDNLHGHLRFDSLGENEVFLGIPSQEDNHWIEDFSRGSSGIEFSSNATESCALPRHDNVWYEATSSESVEMLLKAVGQEEVAPGETMVEGSDPQLGSSTKQVEVNLKNDQMDYVLEGEGCSLKVTSENLHTDLKSYMENQGDSSGLPNESPSKHEQENLSGPGMGVDNNESSFQMITESIVETGDVDKLWNPNFVNAISVSNDISVGVEVQKEEHSMSYELVGGNDSEDVSLDMPCDLENPAKLESADHAVDVCVTTIGGTTGISGKVESMSTFEGFDDASFVAAGDSDCGPAVFSSGTKIKQPPEGCDMLTEKPSSPLQEKEFVAGIGIEESERDCLGDSADSSFNGVGCMEKTAIEDITNVREVAATQEENLEHGDHLPPAMLPGSIETRRENDLSVQSDVDECKLDASKCEDDNKLSLDLMILVCDDNEKEGRLAEVNLKAASSQFNNSNGDNPGTTLISSSAKGGDLADCDERGTPSYDIQKRDQNKAIKFEANKEPVISGTDVIFGGADEFAPVVGSEKSTLFDSTPVEEAKTVDQSAVLFEASSDASCDKTSKDLNENMEHSAPGSTVQDDVAEAAPSEKAKDAEGKNNVENSPIVSATINAVDTDESNQLSLPDISCTELSQGDSSTGLQSVPSIQASKLPVTGSVSLSTSGGTDPAILKGISHETSLMSDGLPPSGGFKGSTERKSRRGSGKSVKESAKTGNQVKEKSPLWQNERGGKSCGPLSPLLAGQLLTLESVVKPRATVSITGSSLPDLNTSAPLSSFFQQPFTDLQQVQLRAQIFVYGSLIQGVAPDEACMISAFGVSDGGRSIWESSWRAVVEKLNSQKSQGFNFETPARSSSGVKAPDQVNRQTFAGSEVLPSPAGRASNKFISSQAINPLIPLSSSLWNASVSSCEAVPSSSTARCAGFEYQAVSPLHPYHNPPIRNLVSHTTSRQAQASFPVPWATSSQSSPFDISSNYTVFPILEPVKSAAAVKGSSSVSSGISHVTPIPAIHTGSTALFPEASSLDLKKVALSTTQTSANTKSRKRKKSSGVVDVLQASVTATAADSFSIPVIDNRLSIKASALEDISRIPISDSMPMPVASCLYSTSVAFTTPSSSVPKGKSIQFISAAWPSISSDHQKSGDSIMDKRALVLEEFSKVEEAKLHAEEAAIHAATAMGHCQGLWSQLEQQKNSGLKTEAEAKLASVAVAVAAAASVARAAAAAAKVASNAAMQAKQIADESVTKYGTLSAPECDTSVNNLANAIPVSIMKGGDYNNISSFVISAAKEAAKKRVEAASAATRHAENLDAIVKAAEMAAEAVSHAGKVVAMGDPFTLSQLVEAGPDGYWKLPQVASMPGSKSNDASNDKSDNSNVPEMHSKDMHVSSHITLPAQMELSRNIVDAGVTVEEGFVSSIKHGEKNSKAHKDERVTESDKASGIAAEPFVKSRLKSFTPITYDSTAIIKEGSIVEVLKDRGDLKKAWFSANILSLKDHDAFVCFTELQSDQGSEQLQEWVSLEAKDGNPPMVRIPHPMTAVQFEGTRKRRRAAVKDYTWSVGDKVDAWVEDCWREGIISEKNKKDTTTWSVHFPAQGETLDVKVWHLRPTVIWVDDQWIEWCRSGQDRTSQGDTPIEKRPKLGSSDMETKGKGELSKAINFAEVDKAEHRLPLSAEETAFNVGSTRVGKKPDMGRTLRYGLQKEGSRVLIGVPKPGKKRKFIEVSKHYVSDWSTKTVPDDSVKLAKFLTSQGPGSRGSKNNSKIDLKEKLVTEPKSKAPKSGKPPTIPTRILPRKDGLNSSHSNASDAALSNDDNEPVDKSLTEFESFSNVPESAMIFSSRSRSENRKKTSALNTMSERLKEGKLAPSSGKSEKNEADENFVSSVSEPRRSIRRIQPTSRLLEGLQSSLTISKLPTSSHDKSHRSHTKNTSKGYSGRN from the exons ATGGACTATGATGACAATGACTGTGGAAGCCAGAATTTTCACTTAGCTGGTGAAGAGAACTCTAAAATTTCCTCAGTTTTACAACCATTTTCTCTTCCCAAGTTCGATTTTGATGACAATCTTCACGGGCATTTAAGATTCGATAGTTTAGGTGAGAACGAAGTTTTTCTTGGTATTCCAAGTCAGGAAGACAATCATTGGATAGAGGATTTTTCTCGGGGAAGCAGTGGAATAGAGTTCAGTTCCAACGCAACAGAATCTTGTGCTTTGCCAAGGCATGACAATGTGTGGTATGAGGCAACATCATCAGAATCCGTTGAAATGTTATTGAAGGCGGTCGGACAGGAAGAGGTGGCCCCAGGTGAAACTATGGTTGAGGGTTCAGACCCTCAGCTTGGTAGCTCAACGAAACAAGTGGAGGTTAACTTGAAGAATGACCAGATGGATTACGTGCTTGAAGGTGAAGGATGTAGTTTAAAAGTGACCAGTGAAAATTTGCATACAGACTTGAAGAGCTACATGGAAAATCAAGGTGATTCAAGTGGCTTGCCAAATGAATCTCCTAGCAAACATGAGCAGGAAAATTTATCTGGTCCGGGCATGGGAGTTGATAATAATGAGAGCTCTTTTCAGATGATCACCGAGAGCATTGTGGAGACAGGTGATGTGGATAAGCTCTGGAATCCCAATTTTGTTAATGCGATTAGTGTATCAAATGATATTTCTGTGGGAGTGGAGGTACAAAAGGAAGAGCACAGTATGAGTTATGAATTAGTGGGTGGGAATGATTCTGAAGACGTTAGTTTGGATATGCCTTGTGATCTTGAAAATCCTGCAAAGTTGGAATCTGCAGATCATGCAGTTGATGTTTGTGTTACTACCATAGGTGGAACTACCGGAATTTCTGGGAAGGTAGAGTCCATGTCTACATTTGAGGGTTTCGATGATGCTTCTTTTGTTGCTGCAGGTGATAGTGATTGTGGGCCTGCAGTATTCTCTTCAGGTACCAAGATTAAGCAGCCGCCTGAAGGTTGTGATATGTTAACTGAGAAGCCATCTTCTCCCCTTCAAGAAAAAGAGTTTGTTGCAGGAATTGGAATAGAAGAAAGTGAGAGAGATTGTCTTGGTGATTCTGCAGATTCGTCATTTAATGGTGTGGGCTGCATGGAGAAAACAGCGATTGAGGATATCACAAATGTGAGAGAGGTTGCTGCTACACAGGAAGAAAATTTAGAGCATGGGGATCATCTCCCTCCTGCCATGCTACCTGGGAGCATAGAGACACGCAGAGAAAATGATCTTTCTGTGCAGTCGGATGTTGATGAATGTAAACTGGATGCTTCTAAATGTGAGGACGACAACAAGTTGTCTCTtgatttgatgattttggtcTGTGATGATAATGAGAAAGAGGGAAGGTTAGCTGAAGTAAATTTGAAGGCAGCTTCATCCCAATTTAATAATTCTAATGGGGATAATCCAG GTACAACTTTGATATCATCAAGTGCCAAAGGAGGTGATTTAGCTGACTGTGATGAGCGTGGCACACCTTCATATGATATACAGAAGAGGGATCAGAATAAAGCAATTAAATTTGAAGCAAATAAAGAACCGGTTATATCAGGGACGGATGTTATTTTTGGAGGGGCTGATGAGTTTGCCCCTGTTGTTGGATCTGAAAAGAGCACATTGTTTGATTCTACTCCAGTCGAAGAAGCTAAGACGGTCGATCAGTCTGCTGTCCTGTTTGAAGCTTCCAGTGATGCCTCTTGTGACAAAACTAGTAAGGACTTGAATGAAAATATGGAACATTCTGCCCCTGGCTCGACTGTGCAAGATGATGTAGCTGAAGCTGCACCTTCTGAAAAGGCAAAAGATGCAGAAGGaaaaaacaatgtagaaaattCTCCAATAGTTTCAG CTACCATCAATGCTGTTGATACTGATGAATCGAACCAGCTTTCTTTGCCCGACATTAGTTGTACTGAGCTTTCGCAAG GAGATTCCAGCACCGGTTTGCAATCAGTTCCCAGTATTCAAGCAAGCAAATTACCCGTG ACTGGGAGTGTATCCTTATCGACGTCTGGTGGCACAGATCCTGCGATATTGAAGGGAATTTCTCATGAAACTTCTTTAATGTCTGATGGGTTGCCACCATCTGGAGGGTTTAAAGGTTCCACTGAGCGGAAATCAAGACGTGGAAGCGGTAAATCTGTTAAGGAAAGTGCAAAAACGGGTAATCAGGTGAAGGAAAAATCACCTTTGTGGCAAAATGAAAGGGGGGGTAAATCTTGTGGTCCGTTGAGTCCGCTGTTGGCTGGCCAACTCTTGACACTCGAAAGCGTTGTCAAGCCAAGGGCCACTGTTTCTATTACTGGATCCAGTTTGCCGGATCTAAATACTTCTGCTCCACTATCATCTTTCTTTCAACAGCCTTTTACAGATTTACAGCAAGTTCAACTGCGAGCACAGATCTTTGTTTATGGATCTCTTAT ACAAGGAGTAGCACCAGACGAAGCCTGTATGATTTCAGCCTTTGGTGTGTCTG ATGGCGGCAGGAGCATTTGGGAGTCTTCCTGGCGAGCTGTTGTAGAAAAGCTTAATAGTCAGAAATCCCAGGGATTTAATTTTGAAACACCTGCACGATCAAGCTCAG GCGTTAAAGCTCCAGATCAAGTGAATAGACAGACTTTTGCTGGTAGTGAAGTTCTTCCATCGCCTGCTGGTAGAGCAAGCAACAAATTCATCTCTTCTCAGGCTATTAATCCATTGATCcctctctcttcatccctgtgGAATGCATCTGTCTCATCTTGTGAGGCTGTGCCATCCAGCAGCACAGCCAGATGTGCTGGTTTTGAGTATCAGGCTGTTTCTCCCTTGCATCCTTATCATAACCCACCAATACGGAATTTGGTGTCACATACAACCTCTAGGCAAGCACAAGCTTCCTTTCCAGTACCCTGGGCTACTTCTTCACAAAGTTCTCCGTTTGATATTAGTTCTAATTATACTGTGTTCCCGATTTTGGAACCTGTAAAGTCGGCAGCTGCAGTCAAAGGATCATCTTCGGTTTCCTCTGGTATAAGCCACGTGACTCCCATTCCTGCAATTCATACTGGGTCTACTGCTCTATTTCCTGAGGCTTCCTCTCTTGACTTAAAAAAGGTGGCCTTGTCCACCACCCAGACTTCCGCTAACACAAAATCTAGAAAGAGAAAAAAATCTTCTGGTGTTGTTGATGTTTTACAGGCTTCTGTGACTGCTACAGCCGCAGATTCTTTCTCTATTCCTGTAATAGATAACCGATTGTCAATAAAGGCTTCTGCACTGGAGGATATCAGTCGAATCCCAATTTCAGATTCAATGCCCATGCCTGTAGCTAGCTGTCTTTATTCTACATCAGTTGCTTTCACGACCCCTTCTAGCTCTGTGCCAAAAGGAAAATCCATTCAGTTTATCTCTGCTGCATGGCCCTCAATTTCAAGTGATCACCAGAAGAGTGGTGATTCGATCATGGATAAAAGGGCTCTGGTTCTCGAGGAATTTAGTAAGGTTGAGGAGGCTAAGTTACATGCTGAAGAGGCAGCTATCCATGCTGCTACTGCCATGGGGCATTGCCAAGGTTTGTGGAGTCAGTTGGAGCAGCAAAAGAATTCTGGCTTGAAGACAGAAGCCGAAGCTAAATTAGCATCAGTTGCTGTTGCTGTTGCTGCAGCTGCTTCTGTTGCTAGAGCCGCAGCTGCAGCTGCAAAGGTTGCATCAAATGCTGCTATGCAGGCAAAACAAATAGCTGACGAATCAGTAACCAAATACGGAACTCTCAGTGCACCTGAATGTGATACCTCTGTAAACAACTTGGCCAATGCAATTCCGGTATCGATTATGAAGGGTGGAGATTATAACAATATTTCCAGTTTTGTGATATCTGCTGCCAAAGAGGCTGCTAAAAAAAGGGTTGAGGCTGCTTCAGCTGCTacgaggcatgctgaaaatctTGATGCCATTGTAAAGGCAGCGGAAATGGCAGCAGAGGCCGTTTCACATGCTGGAAAAGTTGTTGCCATGGGCGATCCTTTCACTTTGAGTCAACTGGTGGAGGCTGGACCAGATGGTTATTGGAAACTTCCGCAGGTGGCATCCATGCCAGGTTCAAAATCAAATGACGCGAGTAATGACAAATCTGACAACAGCAATGTACCAGAGATGCATTCTAAAGATATGCACGTTTCTAGTCATATCACACTTCCTGCTCAAATGGAATTATCTAGAAATATTGTTGATGCTGGTGTCACAGTTGAAGAGGGTTTTGTATCTTCTATCAAGCACGGAGAGAAGAATTCAAAAGCTCACAAGGATGAACGGGTGACTGAGTCAGATAAAGCCAGTGGCATTGCTGCCGAACCATTTGTTAAATCGAGATTAAAATCGTTCACTCCTATTACATACGATAGTACAGCAATCATAAAAGAAGGTTCCATTGTTGAG GTTCTTAAGGATCGTGGTGATTTAAAGAAAGCATGGTTCTCAGCTAATATATTAAGTTTGAAGGATCATGATGCCTTTGTTTGCTTCACAGAACTCCAATCGGATCAAG GATCAGAGCAGCTGCAGGAATGGGTATCACTAGAAGCCAAAGATGGTAACCCTCCGATGGTACGAATTCCTCATCCTATGACTGCAGTGCAATTTGAAGGGACGAGGAAGAGACGTCGAGCTGCTGTGAAGGATTATACTTGGTCTGTGGGAGACAAAGTTGATGCTTGGGTGGAGGATTG TTGGCGTGAAGGGATTATTTCTGAGAAGAATAAAAAAGACACAACCACATGGAGTGTCCATTTCCCAG CTCAAGGGGAGACATTAGATGTTAAAGTATGGCATCTACGACCGACTGTAATTTGGGTTGATGACCAATGGATTGAATGGTGTAGATCAGGACAGGACAGAACTTCCCAG GGAGATACACCAATAGAGAAGCGACCAAAGTTGGGAAGCAGTGACATGGAGACAAAAGGGAAGGGTGAGCTGTCTAAAGCCATCAATTTTGCAGAAGTAGACAAAGCTGAACACAGATTGCCTTTGTCCGCTGAAGAAACAGCTTTTAATGTTGGCAGTACTAGGGTTGGTAAAAAACCTGACATGGGCAGGACTTTGAGGTATGGTTTACAGAAAGAAGGATCGAGAGTTTTAATTGGTGTTCCTAAGCCTGGAAAGAAGAGAAAATTCATTGAAGTAAGCAAACATTACGTTTCTGATTGGAGCACCAAGACTGTACCTGATGATTCGGTTAAGTTGGCTAAATTTTTGACGTCTCAAGGACCAGGATCCAGGGGatcaaaaaataattcaaagattGATTTGAAGGAGAAACTAGTAACAGAGCCTAAATCCAAAGCTCCCAAGTCTGGGAAACCTCCAACCATCCCAACTAGAATATTACCTCGGAAAGATGGCTTAAACTCTTCCCACTCCAATGCTAGTGATGCTGCGTTAAGCAATGATGATAATGAACCGGTTGACAAAAGCCTTACTGAATTTGAATCATTTTCCAATGTTCCTGAAAGCGCAATGATATTTTCTTCTCGATCTCGATCAGAAAATCGCAAGAAAACATCAGCATTGAATACAATGTCTGAGCGGCTCAAGGAAGGGAAACTCGCACCTTCCAGTGGGAAGTCGGAAAAGAATGAAGCAGATGAAAATTTTGTTTCCAGTGTTTCTGAACCCCGTCGATCAATTCGCCGAATTCAGCCAACATCAAGG CTGTTGGAAGGGCTGCAAAGTTCCCTAACGATCTCGAAGCTCCCAACCTCTTCACATGACAAAAGCCACAGGAGCCACACTAAAAACACATCTAAAG GGTATAGTGGCCGCAATTGA